A window of the Burkholderia sp. 9120 genome harbors these coding sequences:
- a CDS encoding FmdB family zinc ribbon protein: protein MPIYAYRCESCGFGKDVLQKMSDPQLTQCPECGKDTFRKQVTAAGFQLKGSGWYVTDFRNGNSGAKAPAKPDANGAANGGSAENGAAAENGAAKSDTAPAAGAAAAGSSNAAATPAAPAAAPAAAPSSSGSGSA, encoded by the coding sequence ATGCCGATCTACGCGTATCGTTGCGAGTCATGCGGCTTCGGGAAGGACGTGCTTCAGAAGATGAGCGATCCCCAGTTGACGCAGTGTCCCGAATGCGGGAAAGACACGTTTCGCAAGCAGGTGACTGCAGCGGGCTTTCAGTTGAAGGGCTCCGGCTGGTACGTCACCGATTTCCGCAATGGCAATAGCGGCGCGAAGGCGCCGGCCAAGCCCGACGCGAATGGCGCAGCCAATGGCGGCAGCGCCGAGAATGGCGCAGCTGCCGAAAACGGCGCCGCGAAATCCGACACGGCCCCAGCCGCTGGCGCAGCCGCCGCCGGGTCGTCGAATGCAGCCGCAACGCCGGCCGCGCCTGCTGCCGCACCGGCGGCGGCGCCGAGTTCGAGCGGTTCCGGCAGCGCCTAG
- a CDS encoding methyltransferase domain-containing protein, with the protein MSDPTQPAVPDFATRDPNSPGFWDERFERGFMPWDQASVPSAFQAFAARHPGAAVLIPGCGSAYEALWLAERGNPVRAIDFSPAAVAAAHAQLGAQHAQLVEQADFFTYEPPFAPEWIYERAFLCALPIALRADYARRMAELVPNGAQLAGFYFIGATPKGPPFGIERAELDALLTPYFELIEDEAVNDSIPVFAGRERWLTWRRRG; encoded by the coding sequence ATGAGCGATCCGACCCAACCTGCCGTACCCGACTTCGCGACCCGCGACCCCAACTCGCCGGGGTTCTGGGACGAGCGCTTCGAGCGCGGCTTCATGCCTTGGGATCAGGCGAGCGTGCCGTCGGCGTTTCAGGCTTTCGCCGCTCGCCACCCAGGCGCGGCGGTGCTGATTCCTGGTTGCGGCAGCGCGTACGAGGCGCTCTGGCTGGCCGAGCGCGGCAACCCGGTTCGAGCGATCGATTTCTCGCCGGCCGCGGTTGCGGCGGCGCATGCGCAATTGGGTGCGCAGCACGCGCAGTTGGTGGAGCAGGCGGACTTCTTCACCTACGAGCCGCCGTTCGCGCCCGAGTGGATTTATGAGCGGGCTTTTCTCTGCGCGTTGCCGATTGCGCTCCGCGCCGACTACGCGCGACGCATGGCCGAACTCGTGCCCAACGGCGCGCAGCTTGCCGGTTTCTATTTCATCGGCGCGACGCCGAAAGGGCCGCCGTTCGGCATCGAACGCGCCGAGCTCGACGCGCTGCTCACGCCGTACTTCGAGCTGATCGAAGACGAAGCCGTGAACGATTCGATTCCGGTGTTCGCTGGACGTGAGCGCTGGCTAACCTGGCGTCGTCGCGGCTAA
- the ubiB gene encoding ubiquinone biosynthesis regulatory protein kinase UbiB produces the protein MRFLRFLKIFFTVIRFGLDEMMLGRINDRRVRLLLRIAMIGRKFDAPPGVRLRLALESLGPIFVKFGQVLSTRRDLLPVDIANELAKLQDQVPPFDSAVAIGLVESALGAPVDVLFDDFERVPVASASIAQVHFAKVKAGQHAGKAVAVKVLRPNMLPVIDSDLALLRDIAVWAERLWADGKRLKPREVVAEFDKYLHDELDLMREAANGSQLRRNFAGLDLLLVPEMYWEFCTPTVLVMERMVGVPISQVETLRAAGVDIPKLAREGVEIFFTQVFRDGFFHADMHPGNIQVSLDPAHFGRYIALDFGIIGALSDFDKNYLAQNFLAFFKRDYHRVATLHLESGWVPPTTRVEELESAIRAVCEPYFDRALKDISLGQVLMRLFSTSRRFNVEIQPQLVLLQKTMLNVEGLGRSLDPELDLWKTAKPYLERWMNEQIGLRGWYERLKIEAPQWSKTLPQLPRLIHHVLAERHDNKHGANDDMIRQILLEQKRTNRLLQGLLLFGVAVGVGAVLARAFLALAHGG, from the coding sequence ATGCGTTTTCTGCGTTTTCTCAAGATTTTTTTCACGGTTATCCGCTTCGGTCTCGATGAGATGATGCTCGGTCGCATCAACGACCGGCGCGTGCGGTTGCTGCTGCGTATCGCCATGATCGGCCGCAAGTTCGACGCGCCGCCGGGCGTCCGTTTGCGGCTTGCGCTGGAAAGCCTCGGGCCGATCTTCGTGAAGTTCGGCCAGGTGCTGTCGACACGCCGCGACCTGTTGCCGGTCGATATCGCCAATGAATTGGCGAAGCTGCAGGATCAGGTGCCGCCATTCGATTCGGCGGTCGCGATCGGTTTGGTCGAGAGTGCGCTCGGTGCACCGGTCGACGTGTTGTTCGACGATTTCGAGCGGGTGCCGGTGGCGAGCGCGTCGATCGCGCAGGTGCACTTTGCGAAGGTGAAGGCCGGGCAGCACGCGGGCAAGGCCGTCGCGGTGAAGGTGCTGCGGCCGAACATGCTGCCGGTGATCGACTCCGATCTCGCGCTGCTGCGCGATATCGCCGTGTGGGCGGAACGCCTGTGGGCCGACGGCAAGCGTCTGAAGCCGCGGGAGGTGGTCGCCGAATTCGACAAATACCTGCACGACGAACTCGATCTGATGCGCGAGGCGGCCAACGGCAGCCAGTTGCGGCGCAACTTCGCCGGGCTCGATCTGCTGCTGGTGCCGGAAATGTATTGGGAGTTCTGCACGCCCACGGTGCTGGTCATGGAGCGCATGGTCGGCGTGCCCATCAGCCAGGTCGAAACGCTGCGCGCGGCGGGCGTGGATATTCCGAAGCTGGCGCGCGAAGGCGTCGAGATTTTCTTCACCCAGGTGTTCCGCGACGGTTTTTTTCACGCCGACATGCATCCGGGCAACATTCAGGTGAGTCTCGATCCGGCGCACTTCGGCCGCTATATCGCGCTCGACTTCGGCATCATCGGCGCGCTGTCGGACTTCGATAAAAACTATCTGGCGCAGAACTTCCTCGCGTTCTTCAAGCGCGACTACCATCGCGTCGCCACGCTGCATCTGGAGTCGGGTTGGGTGCCGCCCACCACGCGCGTCGAAGAACTCGAAAGCGCGATCCGCGCGGTCTGCGAGCCGTATTTCGACCGCGCGCTGAAAGATATTTCGCTCGGTCAGGTGCTGATGCGTTTGTTTTCCACGTCGCGCCGTTTCAACGTCGAGATTCAGCCGCAACTGGTGCTGCTGCAAAAGACCATGCTCAACGTGGAAGGCCTCGGCCGCTCGCTCGATCCTGAACTGGACTTGTGGAAGACCGCGAAGCCGTACCTCGAACGCTGGATGAACGAGCAGATCGGTCTGCGCGGCTGGTACGAACGGTTGAAGATCGAGGCGCCGCAGTGGAGCAAGACGCTGCCGCAGTTGCCGCGCCTGATTCATCACGTGCTGGCCGAGCGGCACGACAACAAGCACGGCGCGAACGACGACATGATTCGCCAGATCCTGCTCGAACAGAAGCGCACCAACCGTTTGCTGCAAGGCCTGCTGTTGTTCGGCGTGGCGGTCGGCGTCGGCGCGGTGCTGGCGCGAGCGTTTCTGGCGCTCGCGCATGGCGGTTGA
- a CDS encoding SCP2 sterol-binding domain-containing protein gives MTLAAKPFAAAVNHLLARESWARERLAPYAGKTARLACPPVVLTLLVQPDGYLGAVGETEAQQFDVTISVPSDALPAFVQGGQAAVMKHVKIEGDAEFATVIAKLAEHLRWEPEEDLAKFIGDGPAWRVASVVRTVGEHVQRTGRNLLDTAAEYLLDENPQLVRRAALDDFNVELARARDALARVEKRVERLEQKVEARGADAPGGAAMSRGTR, from the coding sequence ATGACCCTCGCCGCCAAGCCCTTCGCTGCTGCTGTCAATCATCTGCTCGCCCGCGAATCGTGGGCTCGTGAGCGCCTCGCCCCTTACGCGGGCAAGACCGCCAGGCTGGCGTGCCCGCCGGTCGTGTTGACTTTGCTGGTGCAGCCCGACGGCTATCTTGGCGCGGTCGGCGAAACCGAGGCGCAACAGTTCGACGTGACGATCTCGGTGCCGTCCGACGCGTTGCCGGCCTTCGTGCAAGGCGGCCAGGCTGCCGTGATGAAGCACGTGAAGATCGAGGGCGACGCGGAGTTCGCCACGGTGATCGCCAAACTCGCCGAACATCTGCGCTGGGAACCGGAAGAGGATCTGGCTAAATTCATCGGCGACGGGCCGGCCTGGCGGGTGGCATCGGTCGTGCGTACGGTCGGCGAACACGTGCAGCGCACCGGGCGCAACCTGCTCGACACCGCCGCCGAATATCTGCTCGACGAGAATCCGCAACTGGTGCGCCGCGCCGCGCTCGACGATTTCAACGTCGAACTGGCGCGCGCGCGCGACGCGTTGGCGCGGGTCGAAAAACGCGTCGAGCGTCTTGAACAGAAGGTCGAAGCCCGCGGCGCCGATGCGCCGGGCGGCGCCGCCATGTCGCGCGGCACGCGCTAG
- a CDS encoding TIM44-like domain-containing protein — MSDSGVLSLRKVKRSLVRRIGLIAMVGLIMAGSLASLDAEARRMGGGRSIGRQSNTVQQQSAPSSPSQSNQAMQQRAQPAPAPSPAAAAAPNRSRWLGPIAGLAAGLGIAALLSHFGLGGAFAGAMANMIVIAVLAMIGIWLVRRFMNRKRDTGQPAYAGASPSLNAGNTGYAPQEPRYSAPPTGSYLEPQGNPLNTPTINPAPAVPAGFDSDAFLRNAKVYFVRLQAAWDVGNTEDIREFTTPEMFAEVKVDLSSRGSESNQTDIVQLNAEMLGVEERANEYFASVRFSGLIREAPGAAAEPFVEVWNLSKANRAGEGWLLAGIQQVAQH; from the coding sequence ATGTCCGATTCAGGTGTGTTATCTCTCCGTAAGGTTAAGCGGTCGCTGGTGAGAAGAATCGGACTGATCGCGATGGTCGGTCTGATCATGGCCGGCTCCCTCGCTTCGCTCGATGCGGAAGCTCGCCGCATGGGCGGTGGCCGTAGTATTGGCCGTCAGTCGAACACGGTTCAGCAGCAATCCGCTCCCTCGTCGCCTTCCCAAAGCAATCAGGCCATGCAGCAGCGTGCGCAGCCGGCTCCGGCGCCTTCGCCGGCCGCCGCGGCCGCGCCTAATCGCTCGCGCTGGCTCGGGCCGATCGCCGGTCTGGCCGCCGGTCTGGGCATCGCCGCGTTGCTGTCGCACTTTGGTCTGGGCGGCGCGTTTGCCGGCGCCATGGCCAACATGATTGTGATTGCCGTGTTGGCCATGATCGGTATCTGGCTGGTCCGCCGCTTCATGAACCGCAAGCGCGACACGGGGCAACCGGCGTACGCCGGCGCTTCGCCGTCGCTGAACGCGGGCAACACCGGTTACGCGCCGCAGGAACCGCGCTACAGCGCGCCGCCCACCGGTTCGTATCTCGAGCCGCAAGGCAACCCGCTGAACACGCCGACCATCAACCCGGCACCGGCTGTACCGGCCGGTTTCGATTCGGACGCGTTCCTGCGTAACGCCAAGGTGTACTTCGTGCGACTCCAAGCCGCATGGGACGTCGGCAATACAGAAGACATCCGCGAATTCACGACGCCGGAAATGTTCGCCGAAGTGAAGGTGGATCTGTCCTCGCGCGGTTCGGAGTCGAACCAGACGGACATCGTCCAGTTGAACGCCGAGATGCTGGGCGTCGAAGAGCGCGCGAACGAGTACTTCGCGAGCGTGCGTTTCTCCGGCCTGATCCGCGAAGCGCCGGGTGCGGCCGCCGAGCCGTTCGTCGAAGTGTGGAATCTGTCGAAGGCGAATCGTGCGGGCGAAGGCTGGCTGTTGGCCGGTATCCAGCAGGTCGCGCAGCACTGA
- the ubiE gene encoding bifunctional demethylmenaquinone methyltransferase/2-methoxy-6-polyprenyl-1,4-benzoquinol methylase UbiE, which translates to MSKTHFGFQSVDEQDKAQKVAGVFHSVAANYDLMNDLMSGGMHRAWKLFTVAQANVRPGYKVLDIAGGTGDLSKAFAKRAGETGEVWHTDINESMLRVGRDRLLDKGVITPALLCDAEKIPFPDNYFDVVTVAFGLRNMTHKDIALAEMRRVLKPSGRLLVLEFSKVWDPLKKVYDVYSFKVLPWLGERFAKDAESYQYLAESIRMHPDQETLKTMMEQAGLDGVKYYNLSAGVVALHVGTKY; encoded by the coding sequence ATGAGCAAAACCCACTTCGGCTTTCAATCGGTCGACGAACAGGACAAAGCGCAGAAGGTGGCGGGCGTGTTCCATTCGGTTGCCGCCAACTACGACTTGATGAACGACCTGATGTCGGGCGGGATGCACCGGGCGTGGAAGCTGTTCACGGTCGCTCAGGCCAACGTGCGGCCGGGTTACAAGGTGCTCGACATCGCGGGCGGCACGGGCGATCTGTCGAAAGCCTTCGCGAAGCGGGCGGGCGAAACCGGCGAGGTCTGGCATACCGACATCAACGAATCGATGCTCCGCGTGGGCCGCGACCGGTTGCTGGACAAAGGGGTGATCACCCCGGCGCTGCTTTGCGACGCCGAGAAAATTCCCTTTCCGGACAACTACTTCGACGTGGTCACGGTGGCGTTCGGCTTGCGCAACATGACGCACAAGGATATCGCGCTGGCCGAAATGCGGCGCGTGCTGAAGCCGTCGGGGCGCCTGCTGGTGCTGGAGTTCTCGAAGGTGTGGGATCCGCTCAAAAAAGTCTACGACGTCTATTCTTTTAAGGTGTTGCCGTGGTTGGGCGAACGCTTTGCGAAGGACGCCGAGAGCTATCAATACCTGGCGGAATCGATCCGGATGCATCCGGACCAGGAAACTTTAAAAACAATGATGGAACAAGCGGGCCTGGACGGCGTCAAATATTACAATTTGTCAGCTGGCGTGGTAGCTTTACATGTGGGGACCAAATACTAG
- a CDS encoding DUF971 domain-containing protein yields MSGLTPDTPVPTGVVVHSKSRVLELQYANGEAYRLPFELLRVYSPSAEVQGHGPGQQTLQTGKRDVTITMIEGVGNYALQPTFSDGHGTGIYSWDQLYDMAVHQDELWAAYLAKLEAAGVDRDTPMIPSGAAHGHCH; encoded by the coding sequence ATGAGCGGACTGACCCCCGATACACCTGTGCCGACCGGCGTGGTCGTGCATTCCAAATCGCGTGTGCTCGAATTGCAGTACGCAAACGGCGAAGCGTACCGGCTGCCGTTCGAGTTGTTGCGCGTGTATTCGCCGTCGGCGGAAGTGCAGGGCCACGGGCCCGGGCAGCAAACCCTGCAGACCGGCAAGCGGGACGTGACGATCACCATGATCGAAGGCGTCGGCAATTATGCGCTGCAGCCGACTTTCTCCGACGGGCACGGCACCGGCATCTATTCGTGGGACCAGTTGTACGACATGGCGGTGCATCAGGATGAACTCTGGGCCGCCTATCTCGCCAAACTGGAGGCAGCCGGCGTCGACCGGGATACGCCGATGATTCCATCCGGCGCTGCGCACGGGCACTGTCACTGA
- a CDS encoding HIT family protein yields MDCVFCREDGGDVLWQDDTLRVVLADEHDYPGFCRVIWNNHVAEFSDLADGDRDRVMKAVYAVERATRRVMQPVKVNLASLGNQVPHVHWHVIPRFSNDAHFPLPIWAPRQRTVSEAMLSSRRAQATLLREAVRQEIEQALG; encoded by the coding sequence ATGGACTGCGTTTTTTGCCGCGAAGACGGTGGCGATGTGCTGTGGCAGGACGACACCCTGCGTGTCGTCCTCGCCGACGAACATGATTACCCGGGCTTTTGCCGGGTGATCTGGAACAACCATGTGGCCGAATTTTCGGACCTCGCCGACGGCGACCGCGATCGCGTGATGAAGGCCGTGTATGCGGTTGAACGTGCGACGCGGCGCGTCATGCAGCCGGTCAAGGTGAATCTCGCGAGCCTCGGCAATCAGGTGCCGCACGTGCACTGGCACGTGATTCCGCGTTTTTCGAACGACGCGCATTTCCCGCTGCCCATCTGGGCGCCGCGTCAGCGCACGGTGTCCGAAGCGATGCTGTCGTCGCGCCGCGCGCAGGCTACGTTGCTGCGCGAAGCGGTGCGTCAGGAAATCGAACAGGCATTGGGTTGA